One region of Gorilla gorilla gorilla isolate KB3781 chromosome 13, NHGRI_mGorGor1-v2.1_pri, whole genome shotgun sequence genomic DNA includes:
- the LOC115935794 gene encoding protein FAM133B, which produces MGKRDNRVAYMNPIAMARSRGPIQSSGPTIQDYLNRPRPTWEEVKEQLEKKKKGSKALAEFEEKMNENWKKELEKHREKLLSGSESSSKKRQRKKKEKKKSGRYSSSSSSSSDSSSSSSDSEDEDKKQGKRRKKKKNRSHKSSESSMSETESDSKDSLKKKKKSKDGTEKEKDIKGLSKKRKMYSEDKPLSSESLSESEYIEEVRAKKKKSSEEREKATEKTKKKKKHKKHSKKKKKKAASSSPDSP; this is translated from the coding sequence ATGGGGAAGCGGGACAATCGGGTGGCCTATATGAACCCAATAGCAATGGCGAGATCAAGGGGTCCAATCCAGTCTTCAGGGCCAACAATACAGGATTATCTGAATCGACCAAGGCCTACCTGGGAAGAAGTAAAAGagcaactagaaaagaaaaagaaaggctccAAGGCTTTGGctgaatttgaagaaaaaatgaatgagaaCTGGAAGAAAGAACTGGAAAAACACAGGGAGAAATTGTTAAGTGGAAGTGAGAGCTCAtccaaaaaaagacagagaaagaaaaaagaaaagaagaaatctggTAGGTATTCATCTTCTTCTTCATCAAGCTCTGATTCTTCCAGCAGTTCTTCTGATTCTGAAGATGAGGATAAGAAACAAGGAAAacggagaaagaaaaagaagaaccgTTCACATAAATCTTCTGAAAGCTCCATGTCAGAAACTGAATCAGACAGTAAGgatagtttaaaaaagaaaaagaagtcaaaagatggaactgagaaagaaaaggatattaaaggactcagcaaaaagagaaagatgtATTCTGAAGATAAACCTTTATCATCTGAGTCCTTGTCAGAATCAGAGTATATTGAGGAGGTGCgagcaaaaaagaagaaaagcagtgaAGAACgagaaaaagcaacagaaaaaacaaaaaagaaaaagaagcataaGAAACAcagtaagaagaagaaaaagaaggctgcTAGTTCAAGTCCTGACTCACCGTAA